The proteins below are encoded in one region of Pseudomonas sp. SCB32:
- a CDS encoding DMT family transporter, with translation MNLSLYLLTVLIWGTTWIAIKLQVGVVAIPLSIAYRFSLAALVLFALLLVSRRLQPLGRRGQAICLAQGLCLFCVNFLCFYTASQWVPSGLVAVVFSTATLWNALNARVFFGQRIAPNVLAGGALGLVGLVLLFWPELSSHSAGRETYYGLGLALAGTLCFSAGNLLSSLQQKAGLRPLSTNAWGMLYGSLILLAICVVQGVPLTFDSSTRYVGSLLYLAIPGSVIGFTAYLTLVGRMGPERAAYCTVLFPVVALNVSAYVEGYQWTLPALAGLVLVMAGNVLVFRKRQPKMTAQPARA, from the coding sequence GCTCTACCTGCTCACCGTGCTCATCTGGGGCACCACCTGGATCGCCATCAAGCTGCAGGTCGGCGTGGTCGCCATTCCGCTGTCCATCGCCTACCGCTTCAGCCTGGCGGCGCTGGTGCTGTTCGCCCTGCTGCTGGTCTCGCGCCGCCTGCAGCCTTTGGGCCGGCGCGGTCAGGCGATCTGTCTCGCCCAGGGGTTGTGCCTGTTCTGCGTGAACTTCCTGTGCTTCTACACCGCCAGCCAGTGGGTTCCCAGCGGGCTGGTCGCCGTGGTGTTCTCCACCGCCACCCTGTGGAACGCGCTCAACGCACGGGTCTTCTTCGGCCAGCGCATCGCGCCGAACGTGCTGGCGGGCGGCGCCCTGGGGCTGGTCGGGCTGGTGCTGCTGTTCTGGCCGGAGCTCTCCAGCCACAGCGCCGGCCGCGAGACTTACTACGGCCTGGGGCTGGCCCTGGCCGGCACGCTGTGTTTCTCGGCGGGCAACCTGCTGTCCAGCCTGCAGCAGAAAGCCGGCTTGCGCCCGCTGTCCACCAACGCCTGGGGCATGCTCTACGGCTCGTTGATCCTGCTGGCGATCTGCGTGGTGCAGGGCGTGCCGCTGACCTTCGACAGCAGCACCCGGTACGTCGGCTCGCTGCTGTACCTCGCGATCCCCGGATCGGTGATCGGCTTCACCGCCTACCTGACCCTGGTCGGACGCATGGGGCCGGAGCGCGCCGCCTACTGCACCGTGCTGTTCCCGGTGGTGGCGCTGAACGTCTCGGCCTATGTCGAGGGCTATCAGTGGACGCTGCCGGCGCTGGCCGGATTGGTGCTGGTGATGGCGGGCAACGTGCTGGTGTTCCGCAAGCGTCAGCCGAAGATGACGGCGCAACCCGCGCGGGCGTGA
- a CDS encoding alpha/beta hydrolase translates to MSELPTIVLVHGFWGGAAHWSKVIVELTRLGHTGLHAVELPLTSLANDVERTTKMIAQQKCPVLLVGHSYGGAVISQAGNHRQVAGLVYIAAFAPDAGESPGAITQEHLPEAAPNLEPDSDGYLWIEADKFHQSFCQDLSADEALVMAVTQKAPLASTFGDAVSSPAWKARPSWYQLSSADRMIAPANQQRMAARMNPRKVVSLDCSHASLASRAGEVSALIDEAARSL, encoded by the coding sequence ATGAGCGAATTGCCCACCATCGTCCTGGTCCACGGCTTCTGGGGTGGCGCCGCGCACTGGAGCAAGGTCATCGTCGAGCTGACGCGGCTGGGCCACACCGGCCTGCACGCGGTGGAGCTGCCATTGACCTCGCTGGCCAACGATGTCGAACGCACGACGAAAATGATCGCGCAACAGAAGTGCCCCGTCCTGCTGGTCGGCCACTCCTACGGCGGCGCGGTGATCAGCCAGGCCGGCAACCACCGGCAGGTCGCCGGTCTGGTCTATATCGCGGCCTTCGCCCCGGATGCCGGGGAAAGTCCGGGCGCCATCACCCAGGAACACCTGCCCGAGGCCGCACCCAATCTGGAGCCCGACAGCGACGGTTACCTGTGGATAGAGGCCGACAAATTCCACCAGAGCTTCTGCCAGGACCTGAGCGCCGACGAAGCACTGGTGATGGCGGTGACCCAGAAGGCGCCGCTGGCCAGCACCTTTGGCGACGCGGTCAGCAGCCCGGCATGGAAGGCCAGGCCGTCCTGGTACCAGCTGTCCAGCGCGGACCGGATGATCGCGCCCGCCAACCAGCAGCGCATGGCCGCGCGGATGAATCCGAGAAAGGTGGTGAGCCTCGACTGCAGCCATGCCTCACTGGCATCGCGGGCCGGGGAAGTGTCGGCACTGATCGACGAGGCCGCCCGGTCGCTCTGA